Below is a genomic region from Tepidiforma bonchosmolovskayae.
GGCATGAGAAGCCTCCGCAGTGTAGGGGTCGGGCGCGATTGTAGACCCGCTGCGGGAGGCGCGGGGGCCTAGCCGACCGCCGACCAGGCGGCAACCTTTTCGGCGAAGCGCTCGCGGATGGCGGGGGCGAGGTCGCCGACGAAGGGGGCGAGCTCGGCGAGGCGGGCATCGCAGTAGGCGATGGCGGATTCAACGCTGGTAACGTCGTCGTTTTCGGCGGCTTCGAGGAAGAGGGCGGAGGCGAGGATGCCGGGGTCGGCGCGGACGGCTTCCCTGGCGGCCTCCGGGGTTTCGAGGGGCCGCTGGTAGATGCGGGAGAGCTGGCGGAGGAGGGGGTCAGCGAGCATGGGCCGTGCCTCCCGGCGGCGGCCGCCTGCGCGGCGCTACTGGCGTGCGACTTCTTCGCGCGGGGGCTTGAGCTTGCTGTAGCAGGTGGAGCAGTAGACGGGGCGCTCGCCGCGGGGGACGAAGGGGACTTCCGTCATCTGGCCGCACTCAGCGCAGGATGCGGGGTGCATCTGCCGGGGGGTTTTGCCGCCGAAGCTGGCGAAGTTGCCGTAGCGGACGTAGCCATCGGCCTGCTCGA
It encodes:
- a CDS encoding zinc-ribbon domain containing protein, which translates into the protein MAFADKQISCRDCGTVFVFTAGEQEFYANKGLMNEPTRCPSCRTARRSSQNSLEQADGYVRYGNFASFGGKTPRQMHPASCAECGQMTEVPFVPRGERPVYCSTCYSKLKPPREEVARQ